TATTAAATATATTATAATATTTTTTTCTTTACTTCAACATATTTAATTATTTTAGAAATTGTGGTAAAATACAAAATAAAAGATTTGAGGGACTATTATGAATTTATTTCAAAAAAATTATAAAAATGTTGAACCTCTTGCATATAAATTACGACCAAAAAGTTTAGATGACTTCGTAGGACAGGAAAAACTTTTAGGAAAAGATGGGGTAATCACAAGACTTATTTTAAATTCTACTCTATCCAATTCCATTTTTTATGGACCTCCCGGTTGTGGAAAAAGTAGTTTAGGAGAAATTATTTCCAATACTTTAGATTGTAATTTTGAAAAATTAAATGCTACCACTGCAAGTGTTTCAGATATAAGAAATGTGGTTGAAACAGCTAGAAGAAATATAGAACTTTACAATAAAAGAACTATATTATTTTTAGATGAAATTCATAGATTTAATAAAAATCAACAGGATGCTCTACTTTCTTATACAGAAGATGGAACACTTACTCTTATAGGAGCAACAACAGAAAATCCTTATTACAATATAAATAATGCCTTACTTTCAAGAGTTATGGTTTTTGAGTTTAAAGCTCTTACCAATGAAGATATTTTAAAATTGATAAATAAAGGATTAAATTTTTTAAATATAAGTATGAGTGATAAAATAAAAGAAATAATTGTTGATATATCACAAGGAGATTCAAGAATAGCCTTAAATTATGTTGAAATGTATAATAACATACATACTCAAATGAGTGAAGATGAAATTTTTTCTATTTTTAAAGAAAGACAAGTTTCTTTTGATAAAAAGCAAGATAAATATGATATGATTTCAGCCTTTATAAAATCTGTAAGGGGAAGCGACCCTGATGCAGCAGTATATTGGCTTGCTAGACTTTTAGATGGTGGAGAAGATCCAAAATATATGGCAAGAAGATTATTTATTGAGGCAAGTGAAGATATAGGAATGGCAAACCCAGAGGCACTTTTAATTGCAAGTGCAGCTATGAATGCTTGTGAGAAAATAGGCATGCCAGAAGTTAGAATAATTTTGGCTCATGCTACTATATATCTTGCAATTTCTTCTAAATCAAATTCCGTATATGAAGCAATAGATGGTGCATTAGCTGATATTAAAAAGGGAGAATTACAAGAAGTTCCAATAAATATTTGCCATGATAATGTAGGATACAAATATCCACATAACTACACTGATAATTTTGTTAAACAAAAATATATGAATAAAAAGAAAAAATATTATAAACCTAGTAATAATAAAAATGAAAAAATGATAGCTGAAAAATTAAACAAATTATGGAATGAATAGGAGGGAGAATTATGAAATTAATAAAAGCTGTAAGAGGAACAAAGGATATTATTGGAGAAGAAGCTAAAAAATATGTTTACATTTCAAATGTAGCCCAAAAAATGTTTGAAAACTATGGTTACAATTTTGTAAAAACACCAATTTTTGAAGAAACTGAGTTATTTAAAAGAGGAATAGGAGAAGCAACTGATGTTGTTGAAAAAGAAATGTATACTTTTAAAGATAGAGGAGATAGATCTATAACTTTAAGACCTGAAAATACTGCTTCTCTTGTTAGATGTTATCTTGAAAATGCTATTTATGCGAAAGAAGAGATTAGTAGATTTTACTATAATGGTTCAATGTTTAGATATGAAAGACCTCAAGCTGGAAGACAAAGAGAATTTAATCAAATAGGTCTTGAAGTATTTGGAGAAAAGTCTCCAAAGGTTGATGCAGAAGTTATTGCTATTGGATATAAATTTCTTAAAAAATTAGGTATAAGTGATTTGGAAGTAAAAATCAATTCAGTTGGATCTAAAGAATCTCGTACAATTTATAGGGAAAAATTGATAGAACACTTTTCAAAACACTTAGATGATATGTGTGATGACTGTAAAGATAGAATTAATAGAAATCCTTTAAGACTTTTAGATTGTAAAGTTGACAAAGATAAAGATTTCTATAAGTCTGCTCCAAATATTATAGATTTTCTTTTTGAAGATGAAAGGAAACATTATGAGGATGTTAAAAAATATTTAGATGTATTTGGAATAAAATACACAGAAGATCCAACTCTTGTTAGAGGACTTGATTATTATTCAAGTACAGTTTTTGAAATTGTAACTAATAAACTTGGTTCACAAGGAACAGTTTTAGGTGGTGGAAGATATGATAATCTTCTAAAAGAATTAGGAGATAAAGATATTCCTGCTGTTGGTTTTGCAACTGGTGTTGAAAGAATTATGATGCTTCTTGGAGAAAATTATCCTAAGAATAACCCAGATGTATATATTGCTTGGCTTGGTGAAAATACTTCAGAAACTGCATTAAAAATTGCTGAATCTTTAAGAGACAATGATATAAAAGTTTATATAGATTATTCAGAAAAAGGAATGAAATCTCATATGAAAAAAGCAGATAAATTATCTGTGAGATACTGTATTATCCTTGGAGAAGATGAGCTTAATAAAGGTATAGTTTTATTAAAAGATTTTTCTACAAGAGAACAAAAAGAAGTAAAAATTGAAGAAATTGTAAATCAAATTAAATAGAGGGAGTGTTTTAACAAATGGTATACAGAACACATAATTTAGGTGAGTTAAGATTAAAAAATATTGGAGAGGTTGTAACTCTATCTGGCTGGGTAGATACAAAAAGAAATGTAAGTACAAGTCTTACATTTATTGATTTAAGAGATAGAGAAGGAAAAACTCAAATAGTTTTTAACAATGTACTTCTATCAGAAAAAGTTTTAGAAGAAGTACAAAAATTAAAGTCAGAATCTGTCATCAGAGTAGTGGGAGAAGTAAAGGAAAGATCAAATAAAAATCTTAATATTCCAACAGGAGAAATAGAAGTTTTTGCAAAAGAAATTGAAATTTTAAATGCTTGTGATACTTTACCTTTTCAAATTTCTGGTATAGATGATAATTTAAGTGAAAATATGAGATTGACATATAGATATCTTGATATTAGAAGAAGCAAGATGTTAAATAACTTAAAAATGCGTCATAGAATGATAATGTCTATTAGAAATTATATGGATAAGGCAGGTTTCTTAGATGTAGATACCCCTGTACTTACAAAATCTACTCCTGAGGGAGCAAGAGATTTTTTAGTTCCTAGTAGAACAAACCCAGGAACATTTTACGCTCTACCTCAATCTCCACAACTTTTTAAACAACTTTTAATGATAGGTGGAGTTGAAAAATATTTCCAAATAGCTAAATGTTTTAGAGATGAAGATTTAAGAGCAGATAGACAACCTGAATTTACACAACTTGATATTGAGATGTCTTTTGTAGAAAAAGAAGATGTTATGAATGAAATAGAAGGTTTAGCAAAATATGTATTTAAAAATGTAACTGGTGAAGAAGCTAACTATACTTTCCAAAGAATGCCTTATGCAGAAGCTATGGATAGATTTGGTTCTGATAAACCAGATTTAAGATTTGGAGTTGAATTAAAAGATTTATCTGACATAGTTAAGAATTCTTCTTTTAATGCTTTCAGTTCTACTGTTCAAAATGGTGGACTTGTTAAAGCAGTTGTTGCACCAAATGCTAATGAAAAATTTTCAAGAAAAATTATTTCTGAATACGAAGAATATGTTAAAACATATTTTGGAGCAAAAGGACTTGCCTATATAAAACTTACTGCTGATGGAATAACTTCTCCTATTGCTAAGTTTTTAAGCGAAGATGAAATGAAAGCAATAATTGAAAAAACGCAAGCTAAAACAGGAGATGTAATTTTTATAGTTGCTGATAAGAAAAAAGTTGTTGTTTCTGCACTTGGAGCATTGAGATTAAAAATAGGTAAAGATTTAGATTTAATAAACAAAGATGATTTTAAATTCCTATGGGTTGTTGATTTCCCAATGTTTGATTACGATGAAGAAGAACAAAGATATAAGGCAGAACATCACCCTTTTACTTCTATAAAAGCAGAAGATTTAGATAAATTCTTAGCTGGACAAACAGAAGATATTAGAACTAACACTTATGATTTAGTTTTAAATGGTTCTGAAATAGGTGGAGGTTCTATAAGAATATTTAATCCAAAAATTCAATCTATGGTGTTTGATAGATTAGGACTTTCACAAGAAGAAGCAAAAGCTAAATTTGGTTTCTTCTTAGATGCTTTTAAATATGGTGCACCTCCTCATGGTGGACTAGCATTTGGTATAGATAGATGGCTTATGGTTATGTTAAAAGAAGAATCTATAAGAGATGTAATTCCTTTCCCTAAAACAAATAAAGGACAATGTTTAATGACAGAAGCTCCTAACACTGTTGATGAAAAACAATTGGAAGAATTATTTATAAAATCTACTTATGAAAAATAAATGAAGTTACAATTTTAAACTTTATTAAGTTTTGACAACTAGTTTTTAAGAAATGATATTGATAGAAATAAAATTCTATTGATATCATTTTTTGTTAAAAAACTATTTAACTTGTAAAAACTATAATTCTCTGTTATAATATCATATATTATTTATTAAAATATAATATTAAAATACTAAATTTTAAGTTAAAAAAATTTAATATGATGTCAATTATGTTCCTTATTTTTAAGGCTAAGAGGGAATTCGGTGAAATACCGAAACGAGCCCGTCGCTGTAATTGAGTTTTTTCTTGTTTTATACCACTGGAATTTTTATCTGGGAAGGTAAAGAAATATAAATCATAAGTCAGAAGACCTGCATAATTGAATTACTCTATCTCGTGGAAAAGATAAAGAGTAAAGCTCTTAGTATGCAATAGCTATGCTTTTTTACGATGCATGGCTTTTTTATTTTAAATCAGTACAAGGAGGAAGTAAAAATGAAAAAGATTCTAAAAATTGGTATTTCTGTAATAGCTGTAACTCTGATGTTTAGTTTTTTAGGTTGTGAGAAAAATTCATCTGAAATTAAAGAAGCAAGTAAAATTGAAAGATTAGAAAATAAAGAAGAGGTTATAGTAGGAGTAGGTCAGTCTATGTTAGAAAAGGGATTTGATCCTTGTAAAGGCTGGGGAAATTATGGTGTAACTTTAATACAATCTAAATTACTAGATTTTGATTTTGAAAATAATATTATTAAAGATCTTGCTGAAAATTATGAAGTAAGTGAAGATGGTAAAACTTGGATTTTTAAAATAAGAGAAGATGTAAAATTTAGTGATGGTCAAAAATTGACAGCAAAAGATGTAGCTTTCACATTTAATAAGACTAAAGAAATAGGAACTACTTTTGATTTTAAATTGTTAGAAAAAGCTGAAGCATTAGATGACAAAACTGTTAAATTTACTTTTTCTGCTCCATGTTCAACTTTTATTTACAATGCAGCTAATTTAGGCATTGTTGCAGAACATGCATATAAAGATACTAATACATATAGCTTAAATCCTATAGGCTCAGGACCATATAAAGTTGTGATTTATACACAAGGTCAACAACTTATTTTAGATAGAAATGAAGAATATTATGGGACAAAACCTAAATTTAAAAGATTAACCTTAGTAACAATGACTCCGGATACAGCCTTAGCATCAATAAAAGCAGGAGACATAGATATTGTAAATGTAAGTGAAGCTATGGCTCAAGAAAAAGTTGAAAATTATAGTATTTTAGCCACTAAAACAATGGATTTTAGGGCTATTTCTATGCCTACAATTAAAAAATCAGAAAAACTTACTGAAAAAGGTAATCCTATGGGAAATGATGTGACATCAGATATAGCAATTCGTAAAGCCATAAATTATGGAGTAGATAGGCAAGAAATTATTGAAAATGTTCTTTATGGATATGGAGAAGTTATTTTTGATTTCTTTGATTCATTACCTTGGGGAATTAAAGATGAAATAAGAAAAGAATTTAAAAATGGTGATATAGCAAAAGCTAATGAAATATTAGATAAGGCAGGTTGGAAAATGAAAGATGATGGTATTCGTGAAAAAGATGGAGTTAAAGCAGAATTTAGATTACTTTATCCAGCTTCAGATGATACTAGACAATCTTGTGCAGAAGCTTTTGCAGTTCAATGTAAAAAAATTGGTATTAATGTTATTCCTGAAGGTTCAGATTGGACAGAAATGGAAAAAAGACAATCTTCAGATGCCTGTGTAATTGGTGGAGGACAATATACACCAGAAGTTGTTGCAAGATTTTATTTTAGTGAAAGAATAGGTGGACCTTGGTCTAATATTGTAAGAGAAAATAACCCTACTGTTGATGAACATATTAGAGCTGCCTATTTAGCAACAGATGAAAAAGTTGCTATAAAAAATTGGCAAAAGGCTTTATGGGATGGAAAAGAAGGAGGAAGTGTATTAGGAGATGCTCCATACTGTACAATTTGTTATTTGGAACATTTATATTTTGTAAGAGATGGTTTAGATTTAGGAAGACAAAAATTGCACACTCATGCTAGAGATTTATCACTTATGGCAAATATAGAAGAATGGGATTTTAAAAAATAATTGTAAAAAATAAAGGGAGGATGTATAGATGAAAAAAATTATATGGCAAATAGCTAAGCTGTTCTTTTTGTTATTTGCTATTTCTATTATAACTTTCTTGTTGATGAAGTTAACACCAATAGATCCTGTTTCTAGTTATTTAGGAGCTGATAGTAATGTTACACAAGAACAATATGACTATTTAGTTAAAGTATGGGGTTTAGATCAGCCTTCAATAGTTCAATATTTTAATTGGGTAAAAGGAGCACTAACTGGAAATATGGGAGATTCTTTTATATATAACAAACCAGTATCTGAATTGATTTCTAAAGCTGCTAGTAATACTTTTATGCTTATGTTAACTTCATGGCTTCTATCAGGGATAATAGGTTTTATCTTAGGAATAGTTGCTGCAGCCTATCATGGAAGAGTCATAGACCAAATAATACAAAAAATATCATACTTATTTGCATCAATGCCTACTTTTTGGTTTGCTATTCTTATGTTGATGTTTTTTGCAGTTAAATTAGGTTGGTTTCCTGTAGGAATGTCTGCACCTATTGGTGTTATAGACAAAGATATATCACTATGGGATAGAATTCATCATATGATTCTACCAGCTATGACATTAAGTATTTTAGGAATATCAAAAATTGCATTACATACAAGAGAAAAACTTATAGATGTTTTAAATAGTGAATATTTTTTATATTCTAAAGTAAATGGAGAAAAGTTATGGGAATTTATTAGAAAACATGGTATTAGAAATATACTTTTACCAGCAGTAACTATCCAATTTGCATCTATCAGCGAACTTTTTGGAGGTTCTGTGCTTGTTGAAAATGTATTTTCATATGCAGGTTTAGGGAATATAACTAAAATTGCTGGAGTAAAAGGAGATATGCCTTTACTCCTTGCAATAACTTTAGTATCTGCAATATTTGTATTTGTAGGAAATTTATGTGCAAACATTCTGTATCCTATTATAGATCCTAGAATAAGGGAGGGAATGTATAATGATAGATAATACTTTACTCCAAAAAAAATCTAATTATAAGAAATTAAATTTAAGGCAAAAAACCTTACTATATATAGTAGTATCAGTAGTCTTTCTTTTAATTATTTTAATATGGGGAGGATTTATGGATAAAAATAGCTATGGAGTAGACTTCACTGTTCGGAATAATCCTCCTAGTTTAAAACATATATTTGGAACTGATTGGATGGGAAGAGATATGTTAACACGAACTATAAAAGGGCTTAGTACTAGCTTAATTATAGGGGTAGTTGCATCACTTGTTAGTTGTGTATTTGCAGTAATAATTGGTTCGGCATGTGCTATATTTGGAAAAAAAATTGATAAATTTTTTTTATGGCTTATTGATTTATTTCAAGGTATGCCTCATCTTATACTGTTGGTATTAATCTCTATTTTAACAGGTAAAGGAACAATGGGAATATTAGTAGGTGTAGCATTAACTCACTGGACAACCCTATCAAGAATTATAAGAGCAGAAATTTTATCTATTAAAGGAGAGCCATATATAGTAATAGCTAAGAAGTTAGGAACTAGCAATGTTAAAATAGCCTCTAAACATATTTTACCACATATTATTCCTCAATTCATTGTAGGAGTAGTACTATTATTTCCTCATGCAATACTACATGAAGCAGGGATCACATTTCTAGGATTCGGATTGCCACCAGAAGAACCAGCAATAGGAGTTATTTTGTCAGAATCAATGAGATATATTACTTCTGGATATTGGTGGTTAGCTTTTTTTCCAGGTTTGGCTCTTATGCTTATGGTATTTGCTTTTGATGCAATAGGACATAATTTAGAAAAAATTATTAATCCTAATACAGGACAGGAGTAATGTTATGAATATTTTAGAAGTAAAAAATTTAAATATAGGTTTTAATATGTATGATAAATTATTAAACCAAAAGTTACATCAAATGGTATTTGATTTAAATGTGACTATAAAAAAAGGAGAAATACTAGCAATTGCAGGTTCATCTGGAAGTGGCAAAAGTCTTATGGCACATGCTATTTTAGGAATTTTACCTAAAAATGCAGTGGTGTCTGCTGAAATTAAATTTAAAAATGAAATAGTTGATGAAAATAGGTTATCTCAATTACGAGGAAAAGAAATTACTTTTGTTCCACAATCTATTGCTTATTTAGATCCTTTAATGACTATAGAAGATCAACTTATGAGAAAAGGTATAAATCAGCAAGATTTTTTTAAAGTTATGGATACATTAGGCTTTACTAAGGCTGATTTAAGTAAATACCCTTTTCAATTATCTGGTGGTATGGCGAGGCGTGTATTAATTGCAAATACAATTTTATCAAAAGCAGATTTAATAATTGCAGATGAACCAACTCCTGGGTTAAGTTTAGATTTGGCTATTGAAGTTTTAAATCATTTTAGAAATATGGCAAATGATGGAAAAGGAATTTTACTAATTACTCATGATATAGATTTAGTTTGTAATGTTGCAGATAAAATGGCAATTTTCTATGGAGGGCACATTTTAGAAACTTTAAATACAAAAGATTTTCTAAAAGGAGAAAAATATATTAGACACCCATTAACAAAAGCCTTTTGGAGAGCCTTACCTCAAAATGATTTTGAAGAAACAGATATGGAAGATATTAGACTACAATGTAAAAAGTTGAATTTAGAATTACCAAGTTTAGAATAAAAATATAGTTAATAGAATGAGGTGTAAAATGTTAGAAATAAAAAATATTTCATTTAATTATTTAAAAGGAATGCCTATTCTTAAAGATATTAGTTTAAATATAAAAGCTGGTGAAATAGTAGGAATTTTTGGTTCTTCAGGTTGTGGAAAAAGTACACTAGCAAAAATAATGGCAGGAATACTTAAACCAAGTAAAGGAACTATACTAGTAGATGGTAAGGAATTGGAAGAAGAGGGGTATTGCTCTGTTCAGCTTATTTATCAACATCCAGAAAAAGCCACTAATCCTAAATGGAAAATGGATAAAATTTTAAATGAAGGTTGGATAGTAGATAATGAGACAATGCAAAAAATGGGAATTCAAAGTTATTGGCTGACAAGGTGGCCTCAAGAATTAAGTGGAGGAGAACTTCAAAGGTTTTGTATCACTAGAGCACTAGGGCCTAAAACTAAATATTTAATTGCGGATGAAATTACTACAATGTTAGATGCATTAACTCAAGTTAAAATATGGAAAAATCTTATCACTACAGCAAAGGAGAAAAACATAGGGATGATTGTGGTCACACATAATAAGTTTTTAGCAGATAGGATTTGTGATAGGATTATTAGTTTAGAAAATTTAAATTCAATGGATTGTTAATAAGTTTTATTTATTGAAATTGGAGGAATATTTTATGAAAAAATTTATTATCACCTATTATAATACCGATAGGAATTGTAATATCTTTTGTTGGTATTCCTATTTTTATATATCTGATAATTAATTCAAAAAGAGGATAGGTATGAAATTAGAAATAAAAAATTTAAGTTTTTCTTATAAAAATAAAGAAATTTTAAACAATATATCATTTGAAGTTTATTCTGGAACTCTTTTAAGCATATTGGGAGCAAATGGAGCTGGAAAAACTACCTTAATTAAGTGTATAAATGGAATATTAAAATTAAAAAAAGGTGAAGTTTTAATAGATGAGAAAAATTTTAACAATAAATCATTGAAAGAAAAATCAAAAATAATGTCTTATGTTCCACAAATAACTAGCTCTTTTGATATTGATTAAAAATACGGTCGCACACTCGTGACTCCTGCACTCGTAGGGTGTCAGTCATGGGAGGTTCAGTCTATAAAGGATTTAAAAGATATAGCTTATGTTCCCCAAGCACATTCATTCTCTTTTTCATATACTGTAAGAGAGCTTTCTATTATGGGAAGAGCTAAATATTTAAATATTTTTTCTACTCCTTCAAAATCAGATTATGATATAGTAGAAAAAGTTTTAGATGAAATGGGAATATTACATTTAAAAGATAGAAAATGCTCAGAGTTAAGTGGAGGACAACTTCAACTGGTTTTCTTAGCTAGAGCTCTAGTAGGAGAACCTAAAATTTTAATTCTTGATGAGCCTGAATCACATTTAGATTTTAAAAATCAAACAAAAATTTTAAGGACAATTGTTCAATTAGCAAAAAAGAAAAATATTACTTGTATTTTTAATACTCACTATCCTGAATATGCTTTAAGAATTTCAGATAAATCTATGTTAATAGGAAAAGATGACTATA
This Fusobacterium animalis 7_1 DNA region includes the following protein-coding sequences:
- a CDS encoding replication-associated recombination protein A, with translation MNLFQKNYKNVEPLAYKLRPKSLDDFVGQEKLLGKDGVITRLILNSTLSNSIFYGPPGCGKSSLGEIISNTLDCNFEKLNATTASVSDIRNVVETARRNIELYNKRTILFLDEIHRFNKNQQDALLSYTEDGTLTLIGATTENPYYNINNALLSRVMVFEFKALTNEDILKLINKGLNFLNISMSDKIKEIIVDISQGDSRIALNYVEMYNNIHTQMSEDEIFSIFKERQVSFDKKQDKYDMISAFIKSVRGSDPDAAVYWLARLLDGGEDPKYMARRLFIEASEDIGMANPEALLIASAAMNACEKIGMPEVRIILAHATIYLAISSKSNSVYEAIDGALADIKKGELQEVPINICHDNVGYKYPHNYTDNFVKQKYMNKKKKYYKPSNNKNEKMIAEKLNKLWNE
- the hisS gene encoding histidine--tRNA ligase — translated: MKLIKAVRGTKDIIGEEAKKYVYISNVAQKMFENYGYNFVKTPIFEETELFKRGIGEATDVVEKEMYTFKDRGDRSITLRPENTASLVRCYLENAIYAKEEISRFYYNGSMFRYERPQAGRQREFNQIGLEVFGEKSPKVDAEVIAIGYKFLKKLGISDLEVKINSVGSKESRTIYREKLIEHFSKHLDDMCDDCKDRINRNPLRLLDCKVDKDKDFYKSAPNIIDFLFEDERKHYEDVKKYLDVFGIKYTEDPTLVRGLDYYSSTVFEIVTNKLGSQGTVLGGGRYDNLLKELGDKDIPAVGFATGVERIMMLLGENYPKNNPDVYIAWLGENTSETALKIAESLRDNDIKVYIDYSEKGMKSHMKKADKLSVRYCIILGEDELNKGIVLLKDFSTREQKEVKIEEIVNQIK
- the aspS gene encoding aspartate--tRNA ligase, whose protein sequence is MVYRTHNLGELRLKNIGEVVTLSGWVDTKRNVSTSLTFIDLRDREGKTQIVFNNVLLSEKVLEEVQKLKSESVIRVVGEVKERSNKNLNIPTGEIEVFAKEIEILNACDTLPFQISGIDDNLSENMRLTYRYLDIRRSKMLNNLKMRHRMIMSIRNYMDKAGFLDVDTPVLTKSTPEGARDFLVPSRTNPGTFYALPQSPQLFKQLLMIGGVEKYFQIAKCFRDEDLRADRQPEFTQLDIEMSFVEKEDVMNEIEGLAKYVFKNVTGEEANYTFQRMPYAEAMDRFGSDKPDLRFGVELKDLSDIVKNSSFNAFSSTVQNGGLVKAVVAPNANEKFSRKIISEYEEYVKTYFGAKGLAYIKLTADGITSPIAKFLSEDEMKAIIEKTQAKTGDVIFIVADKKKVVVSALGALRLKIGKDLDLINKDDFKFLWVVDFPMFDYDEEEQRYKAEHHPFTSIKAEDLDKFLAGQTEDIRTNTYDLVLNGSEIGGGSIRIFNPKIQSMVFDRLGLSQEEAKAKFGFFLDAFKYGAPPHGGLAFGIDRWLMVMLKEESIRDVIPFPKTNKGQCLMTEAPNTVDEKQLEELFIKSTYEK
- a CDS encoding ABC transporter substrate-binding protein translates to MKKILKIGISVIAVTLMFSFLGCEKNSSEIKEASKIERLENKEEVIVGVGQSMLEKGFDPCKGWGNYGVTLIQSKLLDFDFENNIIKDLAENYEVSEDGKTWIFKIREDVKFSDGQKLTAKDVAFTFNKTKEIGTTFDFKLLEKAEALDDKTVKFTFSAPCSTFIYNAANLGIVAEHAYKDTNTYSLNPIGSGPYKVVIYTQGQQLILDRNEEYYGTKPKFKRLTLVTMTPDTALASIKAGDIDIVNVSEAMAQEKVENYSILATKTMDFRAISMPTIKKSEKLTEKGNPMGNDVTSDIAIRKAINYGVDRQEIIENVLYGYGEVIFDFFDSLPWGIKDEIRKEFKNGDIAKANEILDKAGWKMKDDGIREKDGVKAEFRLLYPASDDTRQSCAEAFAVQCKKIGINVIPEGSDWTEMEKRQSSDACVIGGGQYTPEVVARFYFSERIGGPWSNIVRENNPTVDEHIRAAYLATDEKVAIKNWQKALWDGKEGGSVLGDAPYCTICYLEHLYFVRDGLDLGRQKLHTHARDLSLMANIEEWDFKK
- a CDS encoding ABC transporter permease, giving the protein MKKIIWQIAKLFFLLFAISIITFLLMKLTPIDPVSSYLGADSNVTQEQYDYLVKVWGLDQPSIVQYFNWVKGALTGNMGDSFIYNKPVSELISKAASNTFMLMLTSWLLSGIIGFILGIVAAAYHGRVIDQIIQKISYLFASMPTFWFAILMLMFFAVKLGWFPVGMSAPIGVIDKDISLWDRIHHMILPAMTLSILGISKIALHTREKLIDVLNSEYFLYSKVNGEKLWEFIRKHGIRNILLPAVTIQFASISELFGGSVLVENVFSYAGLGNITKIAGVKGDMPLLLAITLVSAIFVFVGNLCANILYPIIDPRIREGMYNDR
- a CDS encoding ABC transporter permease, whose amino-acid sequence is MIDNTLLQKKSNYKKLNLRQKTLLYIVVSVVFLLIILIWGGFMDKNSYGVDFTVRNNPPSLKHIFGTDWMGRDMLTRTIKGLSTSLIIGVVASLVSCVFAVIIGSACAIFGKKIDKFFLWLIDLFQGMPHLILLVLISILTGKGTMGILVGVALTHWTTLSRIIRAEILSIKGEPYIVIAKKLGTSNVKIASKHILPHIIPQFIVGVVLLFPHAILHEAGITFLGFGLPPEEPAIGVILSESMRYITSGYWWLAFFPGLALMLMVFAFDAIGHNLEKIINPNTGQE
- a CDS encoding ABC transporter ATP-binding protein, with protein sequence MNILEVKNLNIGFNMYDKLLNQKLHQMVFDLNVTIKKGEILAIAGSSGSGKSLMAHAILGILPKNAVVSAEIKFKNEIVDENRLSQLRGKEITFVPQSIAYLDPLMTIEDQLMRKGINQQDFFKVMDTLGFTKADLSKYPFQLSGGMARRVLIANTILSKADLIIADEPTPGLSLDLAIEVLNHFRNMANDGKGILLITHDIDLVCNVADKMAIFYGGHILETLNTKDFLKGEKYIRHPLTKAFWRALPQNDFEETDMEDIRLQCKKLNLELPSLE
- a CDS encoding ABC transporter ATP-binding protein, producing MLEIKNISFNYLKGMPILKDISLNIKAGEIVGIFGSSGCGKSTLAKIMAGILKPSKGTILVDGKELEEEGYCSVQLIYQHPEKATNPKWKMDKILNEGWIVDNETMQKMGIQSYWLTRWPQELSGGELQRFCITRALGPKTKYLIADEITTMLDALTQVKIWKNLITTAKEKNIGMIVVTHNKFLADRICDRIISLENLNSMDC